The following coding sequences lie in one Eubacterium ventriosum genomic window:
- a CDS encoding FtsK/SpoIIIE family DNA translocase, with product MANTTSKSNGKKSNTKKATAKKKTTNTSKSSSTSAKKAAETRRQNAAERKRKAELAKKNEKIVKEVYLWIFVAVSLLLFLSNFGICGIVGNTLRGVMLGVFGSMGYVFPIILVIVVGLMAYNEANILVVSKITGFLLFFMDGTLLFHLIAYGSDNDKYSHYYKVGAANEFGGGFIGSVLGKTLHSLLGLTGAYIIAIVLLMISVVILTEKSIMSVIKKNGEKAYKSAKEEANNRREENNLIREQRRLEKKKQKAVGVNFKDTIIEPEAAESGKAEDKNQDVHEIHIEGIDEQPLKEMEQDPVTYTYEEMAGNKQIKIEGLDEPEPMAYEPEESYNSGEESLNDESVLNGEFVPKERIIVSQSAKDAMKRKPYGMAQAASGIGGTSGTSVSSCANATAGQSDAVIDLEAENMQQSGVTAQTEVKKNSSEGKIIAPKKKKMSYKKPPYKLLADNPGSSNGTTKAVLMQTANKLKEVLTNFGVKVEVTNVSKGPSVTRYELQPEMGTKVSRITGLADDIKLNMAAADIRIEAPIPGKAAVGIEIPNDSRDTVYLKELLMSKELKEHKSKLAFPAGKDIAGRVVVADIAKMPHMLIAGTTGSGKSVFTNSILMSILYRTTPEEVRIIVIDPKVVEFQVYNKIPHLLYDVVTDPKKAAGILNWAVAEMTTRYKKFANIGARDISSYNAKVESGDYSEDEQVEKMPQILIIIDELADLMMVAAKEVEEAICRLAQLARAAGIHMVIATQRPSVDVITGLIKANIPSRVALTVASGTDSRTIIDMNGAEKLLGNGDMLFYPAGYVKPVRIQGAYVSEKEISDTVNYIKEHSGEAEYDDTIDAKLTTDQEAMANGGELDPYFAQAGRLCIEKQKGSTSMIQRQFKVGFNRAARIMEQLYDAGVVGQEESNKPRKVIMSIEAFEQMVNGGQ from the coding sequence GTGGCCAATACAACATCAAAGAGTAATGGCAAAAAATCAAATACTAAAAAGGCTACAGCTAAAAAAAAGACTACAAATACAAGCAAAAGTAGTTCAACTAGTGCTAAAAAAGCAGCAGAAACAAGAAGACAAAATGCAGCCGAAAGAAAGAGAAAAGCTGAACTGGCAAAGAAAAATGAAAAAATCGTTAAGGAAGTGTATCTTTGGATTTTTGTGGCAGTTTCACTTTTACTCTTTTTAAGCAATTTTGGAATTTGCGGAATTGTGGGAAATACTCTTAGAGGTGTAATGCTTGGGGTTTTTGGCTCAATGGGATACGTTTTTCCAATTATACTTGTAATAGTAGTAGGACTAATGGCGTATAATGAAGCTAACATTTTAGTTGTTTCAAAAATAACAGGATTTTTATTGTTTTTTATGGATGGGACATTATTGTTCCACTTAATAGCTTATGGTAGTGATAACGATAAATATTCACATTATTACAAAGTTGGTGCAGCTAATGAGTTTGGTGGAGGCTTTATAGGAAGTGTCCTAGGGAAGACATTACATTCATTATTAGGGTTAACAGGCGCTTATATTATTGCAATAGTATTGCTTATGATTTCAGTTGTGATTTTAACAGAGAAGTCAATTATGTCTGTTATTAAGAAGAATGGCGAGAAAGCTTATAAGAGTGCCAAAGAAGAAGCCAATAATAGAAGAGAAGAGAACAATCTTATTAGGGAACAGAGACGTCTTGAAAAGAAAAAACAGAAGGCTGTTGGAGTTAATTTTAAAGACACAATAATTGAGCCTGAAGCTGCTGAAAGTGGCAAAGCTGAGGATAAGAATCAGGATGTTCATGAGATACATATAGAAGGTATTGATGAGCAGCCACTTAAAGAGATGGAACAGGATCCTGTTACATATACATATGAAGAAATGGCAGGAAACAAGCAGATTAAGATTGAAGGATTGGATGAGCCTGAACCTATGGCATATGAGCCGGAAGAGAGTTACAATTCAGGTGAAGAAAGTTTGAATGATGAATCTGTTTTAAATGGAGAATTTGTTCCAAAAGAGAGAATTATTGTAAGTCAGTCTGCAAAGGATGCAATGAAACGCAAACCATATGGAATGGCACAGGCTGCATCAGGAATAGGGGGAACATCAGGAACAAGTGTTTCGTCATGTGCAAATGCTACAGCCGGACAGAGTGATGCAGTGATTGATTTAGAGGCTGAGAATATGCAGCAATCAGGTGTAACAGCGCAGACTGAGGTAAAGAAAAATTCTTCCGAAGGAAAAATAATAGCACCAAAGAAGAAAAAAATGAGCTACAAGAAACCACCATACAAGTTATTGGCGGACAATCCTGGAAGTTCTAATGGAACAACAAAGGCTGTATTAATGCAGACAGCTAACAAGCTTAAAGAAGTTTTGACTAATTTTGGTGTAAAAGTTGAAGTTACTAATGTAAGCAAGGGACCTTCAGTTACAAGATATGAATTGCAGCCTGAAATGGGAACAAAGGTTAGCAGAATAACAGGTTTGGCTGATGATATTAAGCTTAATATGGCAGCAGCAGATATTCGTATTGAAGCACCAATTCCGGGCAAGGCAGCAGTGGGAATTGAAATACCTAACGACAGCAGAGATACAGTGTATCTGAAAGAGTTGCTTATGTCTAAGGAACTTAAAGAGCATAAATCTAAACTTGCTTTTCCGGCAGGTAAGGATATTGCAGGACGAGTTGTTGTGGCAGATATTGCAAAGATGCCACATATGCTTATAGCAGGAACAACAGGCTCAGGTAAATCAGTATTTACAAACTCAATTTTAATGAGTATTCTATATAGAACAACACCTGAGGAAGTACGAATTATTGTAATTGATCCTAAGGTGGTAGAATTTCAGGTATATAATAAGATTCCACATTTGTTGTACGATGTTGTTACAGATCCAAAGAAGGCTGCTGGAATTTTAAATTGGGCAGTTGCTGAAATGACAACAAGATACAAGAAATTTGCCAATATTGGAGCAAGAGACATTTCAAGCTATAATGCCAAAGTGGAAAGTGGCGACTATTCAGAAGATGAACAGGTTGAAAAAATGCCTCAGATTCTTATTATAATAGATGAGTTGGCTGACCTTATGATGGTTGCTGCAAAAGAAGTTGAAGAGGCAATATGTCGTCTTGCACAGCTTGCAAGAGCAGCGGGGATTCATATGGTTATTGCAACTCAAAGACCTTCTGTTGATGTTATTACAGGTCTGATTAAGGCTAACATTCCATCAAGAGTAGCATTAACAGTTGCATCAGGTACGGATTCACGTACTATTATTGATATGAACGGTGCAGAAAAGCTTTTAGGAAACGGTGACATGCTGTTTTATCCTGCAGGTTACGTTAAACCTGTAAGAATACAGGGAGCTTACGTTTCAGAAAAAGAAATTTCAGATACCGTTAATTATATAAAAGAGCATAGTGGTGAGGCAGAATATGACGATACCATTGATGCAAAACTTACAACGGATCAGGAAGCAATGGCAAACGGAGGAGAGTTAGATCCTTATTTTGCCCAAGCAGGAAGATTATGTATTGAGAAGCAAAAAGGTTCTACAAGTATGATTCAAAGACAGTTTAAAGTTGGTTTCAACAGGGCTGCAAGAATTATGGAACAGCTTTATGATGCAGGAGTTGTAGGACAGGAAGAGTCAAACAAACCAAGAAAGGTTATTATGTCCATTGAAGCCTTTGAGCAAATGGTTAACGGTGGTCAGTAA